A single region of the Vibrio cyclitrophicus genome encodes:
- a CDS encoding DUF1244 domain-containing protein, with amino-acid sequence MAEFKYKQLTQEEQDKLDAASFRRLLSHLDNNKDVQNIDLMILAGFCRNCFSKWYAAEAELMGVDLDLDDARERVYGMTYDEWKANHQPKATPEQLAAFEARQAKKS; translated from the coding sequence TTGGCTGAATTCAAATACAAGCAACTAACTCAAGAAGAACAAGACAAGCTAGATGCAGCTTCATTTCGTCGCCTATTATCTCATCTAGACAACAATAAAGACGTGCAAAACATCGACCTAATGATCTTGGCTGGCTTTTGCCGAAATTGCTTTAGCAAATGGTATGCAGCAGAAGCTGAATTGATGGGAGTCGATTTAGATTTAGACGATGCACGTGAACGTGTTTATGGTATGACTTACGATGAGTGGAAAGCTAACCATCAACCGAAAGCGACGCCTGAACAATTGGCCGCATTTGAAGCTCGCCAAGCGAAAAAGAGTTAA
- a CDS encoding iron-containing alcohol dehydrogenase produces MLYKTERFFVNTYHAIASTAFPRMPVPVPNVLNGDKSLDTLAAHLADKGIKRPVIFTDSFFATLPSFQLLIDALEKKNIDYKVFNEIQPDPSYAIVEKGIAACHEHNYDCAIAIGGGSSIDGTKMINGCAKHNLDPRKITHGLMSMLQLRRKGAYFVAIPTTSGTGSEATTVTVVTDEKTNQKNALVSYGVVPDLAVFDSRLTMALPPHITASTGMDALTHAMESFMSTYATKQTDEMNLKSIKRIFEFLPRAYKNGTEDDEARSEMALASFDAGKAFSKTLLGWAHGISHQLGAFYKVPHGLGCAISLPHVLQFALPKATDRLAIIADTLGLQGSTDKEKAQAVVDAVFELNRTLDIDSKLDMLKEEDVANIAKNIIKEGNMAYPSHRNFDSYNHLENFLLGLRNYTHQPMTN; encoded by the coding sequence ATGCTATATAAAACTGAACGATTTTTTGTAAACACATACCACGCGATTGCGAGTACAGCTTTTCCACGTATGCCAGTTCCAGTACCCAATGTACTGAACGGTGACAAATCGCTCGATACACTTGCAGCACATTTGGCAGACAAAGGGATCAAACGTCCTGTTATCTTTACGGACAGTTTCTTTGCAACTCTCCCATCATTCCAACTGCTTATTGATGCGCTAGAGAAGAAGAATATCGACTATAAAGTCTTCAACGAGATCCAGCCAGATCCTTCATATGCAATTGTAGAAAAAGGAATCGCAGCGTGTCATGAACACAACTATGACTGCGCAATCGCGATTGGTGGTGGTAGTTCAATTGATGGCACCAAGATGATCAACGGCTGTGCCAAACACAATTTGGATCCGCGTAAGATCACCCACGGTTTGATGAGCATGCTTCAGCTTCGTCGTAAAGGGGCTTACTTTGTCGCCATTCCAACAACGTCAGGAACAGGCTCTGAAGCAACAACAGTAACCGTAGTTACAGACGAAAAAACCAACCAAAAGAACGCGTTAGTAAGTTATGGCGTTGTACCAGACTTAGCAGTATTCGATTCAAGGCTCACCATGGCGCTACCACCTCATATCACAGCTTCAACCGGTATGGATGCACTGACACACGCTATGGAATCATTCATGAGTACCTACGCGACAAAACAAACAGACGAAATGAACCTAAAAAGCATTAAACGTATATTCGAATTCCTTCCACGAGCTTATAAAAATGGAACAGAAGACGATGAAGCAAGAAGTGAAATGGCATTAGCTTCATTTGATGCTGGTAAGGCATTCTCTAAAACACTATTGGGTTGGGCACATGGTATTTCACACCAACTAGGCGCTTTTTACAAAGTTCCGCACGGTTTAGGCTGCGCGATCTCATTGCCGCATGTACTTCAGTTTGCTCTACCAAAAGCCACTGACCGTCTGGCTATTATTGCTGATACATTGGGCCTTCAAGGGTCAACAGACAAAGAAAAAGCTCAAGCTGTCGTTGATGCCGTATTTGAGTTGAACCGTACGTTAGACATCGATTCAAAACTGGATATGTTGAAAGAAGAAGACGTTGCTAATATCGCAAAAAATATCATCAAAGAGGGCAACATGGCCTACCCTTCACACCGTAATTTTGATTCTTATAACCACCTAGAGAACTTCTTACTAGGTCTAAGAAATTACACACATCAGCCTATGACGAACTAA
- a CDS encoding coniferyl aldehyde dehydrogenase codes for MNSITALNEMKHHYTNMKDAYNSYPMPKLDERVAKLNMLRSALIDFSDVICEAMNKDYGQRSVQDTLIADVLPCVANIDYSIEHISEWMAPSVRNAGALLSLSQVEVVYQPKGVVGIVTPWNFPIMLSVGPLISAITAGNRAMIKMSEFTPNTNQVLSEMLSSIFSHDEVVVVEGEAELSAEFTALPFDHLLFTGSTAVGRLVMKAAAANLTPLTLELGGKSPVIVADDVSMELAVERIIYGKSLNNGQVCVAPDYVLVPEDKKEAFISEYKRQYQTLFPEGIHSENLTSVANSRQYERVTSLLNTEIANGTRIEPCHTDSIDENAHRLVTHLIIEPSLDSNVMDEEIFGPLLPVIGYQQVDQAIELINSKPRPLALYLMTFDEALQVRIKQTIHSGGMCINDCVFHLAVDDAPFGGIGESGKGNYHGKEGFITFSHAKTVMTSGQDHQIKHLFSKEDNEFKSAVLAMLGK; via the coding sequence ATGAATAGCATTACAGCACTAAACGAAATGAAGCATCACTACACAAATATGAAAGACGCATACAACTCATACCCAATGCCAAAACTGGATGAGCGAGTTGCAAAGCTTAATATGCTAAGAAGCGCGCTGATCGATTTCAGTGACGTTATTTGTGAAGCAATGAACAAAGACTACGGCCAACGTAGCGTACAAGACACTCTTATTGCTGATGTGCTGCCATGTGTGGCGAATATTGATTACAGCATCGAACATATTAGTGAGTGGATGGCACCCTCTGTTCGTAATGCCGGTGCATTGCTTTCACTATCGCAGGTTGAAGTTGTTTACCAACCGAAAGGTGTTGTCGGTATCGTGACACCTTGGAACTTTCCGATAATGCTGTCGGTTGGCCCACTTATCTCTGCTATCACTGCAGGTAATCGCGCTATGATTAAGATGAGTGAATTCACACCAAACACAAACCAAGTGTTGAGTGAGATGCTATCAAGCATTTTCAGTCATGACGAAGTTGTTGTTGTTGAAGGTGAAGCGGAATTATCCGCTGAATTTACCGCGCTTCCTTTTGATCACTTATTGTTCACGGGCTCTACTGCTGTCGGACGCTTAGTGATGAAAGCTGCGGCCGCGAACTTAACACCGCTAACTCTTGAGCTTGGTGGAAAATCACCCGTTATAGTCGCTGATGACGTTTCAATGGAGCTGGCGGTAGAACGCATCATTTACGGCAAAAGCTTGAACAATGGTCAAGTATGCGTAGCACCGGATTACGTGTTAGTTCCGGAAGATAAGAAAGAAGCATTTATCAGTGAATATAAACGCCAATATCAAACATTGTTCCCAGAAGGCATTCATTCTGAAAATCTGACTTCAGTGGCTAACTCTCGTCAGTACGAGCGTGTTACTTCTTTGTTGAATACAGAAATTGCAAATGGCACGAGAATCGAGCCTTGCCATACGGATAGTATCGACGAGAACGCACACAGACTCGTGACTCACTTAATTATCGAGCCATCACTTGATTCGAATGTTATGGATGAAGAAATTTTCGGCCCGTTGCTCCCTGTTATTGGTTACCAGCAAGTTGATCAAGCTATCGAACTGATTAACAGTAAGCCACGACCATTAGCACTTTACTTGATGACTTTTGATGAAGCGTTACAAGTAAGAATTAAACAAACGATTCACTCTGGTGGTATGTGTATTAACGATTGTGTATTCCACTTAGCGGTTGATGATGCACCATTTGGTGGTATCGGGGAGTCGGGTAAAGGTAATTACCACGGCAAGGAAGGCTTTATTACTTTCTCGCACGCTAAGACGGTAATGACCAGTGGTCAAGATCACCAAATTAAACACTTGTTCTCAAAGGAAGATAACGAATTTAAGTCTGCTGTTTTAGCCATGCTGGGAAAGTAG
- a CDS encoding efflux RND transporter periplasmic adaptor subunit, producing the protein MKHKSVLTLLSLSILMASPAVLAKRMGPSTVTVVTEQVDIHQVSQSLSLVGKLEAEQSVMITSEVAGRVDSINIKANQDVTKGQMLVQLDDDKAKAAVAEAQAYLKDEQRKLAEFQRLVKRNAITQTEIDAQKTNVEIANARLAAANANLKDLHISAPFSGTVGFIDFSRGKMVTAGTELVTLDDLSVMQLDLQIPERYLSKLSKGMKVTARTSAWGDTQFTGTVVGIDSRINAETLNLRVRIHFDNNNDYLKPGMLVAADMDFPPVEAPIIPVQALEYSGTKRFVYVIDEDNKATRTEVFLGARIDNEVVIDKGIEIGQKIVVQGIVNMRDGVLVQELAVNRPIDAASDKKAQKGAN; encoded by the coding sequence ATGAAGCATAAATCTGTTTTAACCCTACTTAGCTTGTCTATTCTTATGGCGTCTCCAGCCGTACTTGCTAAGCGTATGGGCCCTAGCACTGTCACTGTTGTGACTGAGCAGGTTGATATTCACCAAGTTAGCCAATCTCTTTCGTTGGTCGGTAAGTTAGAAGCCGAGCAATCGGTCATGATCACTTCTGAAGTAGCTGGCAGAGTCGATTCTATCAACATTAAAGCCAATCAAGATGTCACTAAAGGGCAGATGTTGGTTCAACTCGATGATGACAAAGCGAAAGCCGCGGTTGCAGAGGCTCAAGCTTATTTAAAAGACGAGCAACGTAAGCTAGCGGAATTTCAACGCCTAGTGAAACGTAACGCGATCACGCAAACTGAAATTGATGCTCAGAAAACAAACGTAGAGATCGCCAACGCTCGCTTAGCTGCTGCAAATGCTAACCTGAAAGATCTTCACATCAGCGCGCCATTCTCGGGCACGGTTGGTTTTATCGACTTTAGCCGCGGTAAAATGGTGACTGCAGGTACTGAACTCGTGACCTTGGATGACTTATCGGTAATGCAATTAGACCTGCAGATCCCGGAGCGCTACCTTTCCAAACTATCTAAAGGTATGAAAGTAACGGCTCGCACAAGTGCATGGGGCGATACTCAATTCACAGGCACAGTGGTAGGTATTGATTCTCGTATTAACGCTGAAACTTTAAACCTTCGAGTTCGAATTCACTTCGATAACAATAATGATTATCTAAAGCCGGGTATGTTAGTGGCAGCGGATATGGACTTCCCACCTGTGGAAGCCCCTATTATTCCAGTTCAAGCACTCGAATACTCAGGTACGAAGCGTTTTGTCTATGTTATCGACGAAGATAACAAAGCAACTCGTACAGAAGTCTTCCTTGGGGCTCGTATTGATAACGAAGTTGTGATCGACAAAGGTATCGAGATTGGTCAGAAGATCGTGGTGCAAGGTATCGTGAACATGCGTGACGGCGTATTGGTTCAAGAGCTTGCTGTTAATCGCCCAATTGATGCAGCGAGCGATAAAAAAGCACAAAAAGGCGCTAACTAA
- a CDS encoding TetR/AcrR family transcriptional regulator, whose amino-acid sequence MARRNDHTREQLVQLTLKTVTDFLEEHSYHELSLRKIANMIGYVPSTLVNVFGNYNLLLLHVVAQTLDELASESAVAVEQSSNPQQALFNLAYCYHDFAQRNPHRWQLIFEHNMNGENLPEWQSNRIDRMTGMLEQLLVAIAPEHTKSEVVKASRVLWSGVHGITLLSVDDKFFASEPIDGKELINNLVSNYLTNW is encoded by the coding sequence ATGGCAAGACGAAACGATCATACTCGCGAACAATTAGTGCAATTAACCTTAAAAACGGTGACCGACTTCTTAGAAGAGCACTCTTATCACGAGTTAAGTCTACGTAAAATTGCCAATATGATTGGTTACGTTCCAAGTACGTTAGTGAATGTATTCGGTAACTACAACCTACTGCTTTTACATGTGGTAGCTCAAACATTAGATGAACTGGCGTCAGAATCCGCTGTAGCTGTTGAACAATCGAGCAATCCTCAACAAGCTCTATTCAACCTTGCCTACTGCTACCACGATTTTGCACAGAGAAACCCTCACCGTTGGCAGCTTATCTTTGAGCACAACATGAACGGTGAAAACCTTCCTGAATGGCAATCAAATCGCATCGATAGAATGACAGGCATGCTAGAACAGTTGCTAGTAGCGATTGCTCCTGAACATACTAAAAGCGAAGTTGTTAAAGCCAGCCGTGTATTATGGTCTGGAGTACACGGAATTACTCTTCTTAGCGTTGATGATAAATTTTTCGCCTCTGAGCCCATTGATGGTAAAGAGCTGATCAATAACCTAGTCTCAAACTACTTAACCAACTGGTAA
- a CDS encoding TIM44-like domain-containing protein: MKRFFSLVAILLVTVAVTPIAEAKKFGGGKSFGKSFKTAPAPKQQNTNSIRQDQTGKNTAANSSKKGLMGGLLGGLLAGGLLAAFFGGAFEGIQFMDILIMGLIAFLAFKFLRGMLGAKQGSMNQQNARGQQPAFGGMGQNKFEQPKQQPNVHNFEQAQPQSQGAAGGFGFGAQSDVPHNYPPGFDQAAFINGSREHYRTLQGAWNHNELNTIEEYVSPSLFEDLKAERNKLLGDQHTDVMYVDAEIVRADHDGSKAQLSLQFSGRYRDTADGVEEDITDIWHLERDLTTDNAPWLIVGIQG; encoded by the coding sequence ATGAAACGATTTTTCTCACTAGTCGCGATTCTGTTGGTAACAGTCGCGGTGACGCCAATCGCGGAAGCGAAAAAGTTTGGTGGTGGTAAGTCATTTGGCAAAAGCTTTAAAACGGCTCCAGCACCAAAACAACAAAACACGAATTCGATCCGTCAAGATCAAACGGGTAAGAACACAGCAGCTAATTCTAGCAAGAAAGGCCTTATGGGCGGCCTGCTAGGTGGTTTACTTGCTGGTGGTCTTTTAGCTGCATTCTTTGGTGGCGCATTTGAAGGTATCCAGTTCATGGATATTCTGATTATGGGTCTGATTGCTTTCCTAGCGTTTAAATTCCTACGCGGAATGTTGGGCGCGAAGCAGGGCTCAATGAATCAGCAGAATGCACGTGGCCAACAGCCTGCATTCGGTGGCATGGGTCAGAACAAGTTTGAACAACCTAAGCAACAACCCAATGTTCATAACTTCGAGCAAGCACAACCTCAATCACAAGGCGCTGCTGGTGGTTTCGGTTTTGGTGCACAAAGCGATGTTCCACATAACTACCCACCGGGCTTTGATCAAGCGGCATTCATCAACGGTTCTCGTGAACACTACCGTACACTGCAAGGTGCATGGAATCACAACGAGCTAAATACGATTGAAGAATACGTATCTCCAAGCCTATTTGAAGACCTAAAAGCTGAGCGTAATAAGCTTTTAGGTGATCAGCACACAGATGTAATGTACGTTGATGCTGAAATCGTTCGTGCAGACCACGATGGTAGCAAAGCACAGCTAAGCCTTCAGTTTAGCGGTCGTTACCGTGATACTGCGGATGGCGTTGAAGAAGATATCACTGATATCTGGCACCTAGAGCGTGACCTAACAACTGACAATGCACCTTGGTTAATTGTTGGTATTCAAGGTTAA
- the vexH gene encoding vibriobactin export RND transporter permease subunit VexH: MLLSDVSVKRPVAAVVLSLLLVVFGLVSFNKLAVREMPDIESPVVSISTRYEGASATIIESQITSNLEDQLSGISGIDEIESTTRNGMSRITITFELGYDLNTGVSDVRDAVARAQRSLPDEADDPIVYKNNGSGEASVYINLSSTEMDRTQLTDYTERVLIDRFSLISGVSSVDISGGLYKVMYVKLKPAQMAGRGVTTSDITSALNNENIESPGGEVRNDAIVMSVRTARSYTEAEDFEYLVVKRASDNTPIYLKDVADVYIGAENENSTFKSDGVVNVSMGIVPQSDANPLEVADLVHKEVEAIQKFLPDGTRLAVDYDSTVFIDRSISEVYSTLFITGGLVILVLYIFIGQARATLIPAVTVPVSLISSFIAAYYFGFSINLITLMALILSIGLVVDDAIVVVENIFHHIERGESPLLAAYKGTREVGFAVIATTLVLVMVFLPISFMDGMVGLLFTEFSVLLAMSVIFSSLVALTLTPVLGSKILKANVKPNRFNLFVERVFGKLESGYRSVLRRALNWRWAAPIIIIACMGGSYGLMQQVPSQLTPQEDRGVIFAFVRGADATSYNRMSANMDIVEERLMPLLGQGFLKSFSIQSPAFGGNAGDQTGFVIMILEDWDERDVTAQEALNEVRKSLNGIPDVRVFPFMPGFKGGSSEPVQFVLGGSDYTELQKWAELLKQAAEESPMMEGADIDYSEKTPELLVTVDKQRAAELGVSVSDISDTLEIMLGGRSETTFVDRGEEYDVYLRGDENSFNNANDLSQIYMRTQSGELVTLDTLTHIEEVASSIRLSHYNKQKSVTIKANLMEGYTLGDALDFLDEQAIEQLPGDISVSYSGESKDFKENQSSILVVFALAMLVAYLVLAAQFESFINPLVVMFTVPMGIFGGFLGLVVMSQGLNVYSQIGMIMLIGMVTKNGILIVEFANQLRDRGIEFEKAIIDASARRLRPIMMTAFTTLAGAIPLITSTGAGYESRVAVGTVIFFGMGFATLVTLFVIPAMYRLISGSTRSPGHVEAELNKELSLDNVGRTSHG, from the coding sequence ATGTTGTTATCTGATGTTTCTGTAAAGAGACCAGTAGCGGCTGTCGTATTGAGCCTACTATTGGTTGTGTTTGGTCTTGTCTCTTTCAATAAGCTTGCGGTTCGTGAGATGCCAGATATTGAAAGCCCAGTGGTATCGATCAGTACTCGTTATGAGGGTGCTTCGGCTACCATCATTGAGAGCCAAATAACCTCCAACCTCGAAGACCAGTTATCCGGCATCAGTGGTATCGACGAGATCGAGTCTACTACCCGTAACGGTATGTCGCGTATCACCATTACCTTTGAGCTTGGTTACGACCTCAATACCGGTGTGAGTGATGTTCGTGATGCCGTAGCTCGTGCGCAGCGTTCATTGCCCGATGAAGCCGACGACCCAATTGTTTATAAGAACAATGGTAGTGGTGAAGCCTCGGTCTACATCAACTTAAGTTCGACAGAGATGGACCGAACGCAGTTAACCGACTACACCGAACGTGTGTTGATTGACCGCTTTAGTTTGATTTCTGGCGTGAGCTCGGTGGATATCTCAGGTGGCTTGTACAAAGTAATGTACGTCAAGCTGAAACCTGCTCAGATGGCGGGTCGTGGTGTTACTACCTCGGACATCACCTCTGCATTGAACAATGAGAATATTGAAAGCCCGGGTGGTGAAGTACGTAATGACGCGATTGTGATGTCGGTGCGTACAGCTCGTTCTTACACTGAAGCGGAAGATTTCGAATACCTAGTGGTAAAACGTGCCTCTGATAACACGCCTATCTACCTGAAAGACGTAGCGGATGTATACATTGGTGCAGAAAACGAGAACTCGACCTTTAAGAGTGATGGCGTTGTTAACGTAAGTATGGGTATTGTGCCTCAGTCAGATGCAAACCCACTTGAGGTTGCTGACTTAGTACACAAAGAAGTCGAAGCAATTCAAAAGTTCCTACCTGATGGGACTCGTCTGGCGGTCGACTATGACTCAACGGTCTTTATCGATCGTTCGATCTCAGAGGTTTACAGCACACTCTTTATTACGGGTGGCTTAGTTATCCTTGTGCTTTACATCTTTATTGGTCAAGCACGTGCAACACTTATTCCAGCGGTAACCGTACCCGTCTCTTTGATCTCTTCGTTTATTGCGGCGTACTACTTCGGTTTTTCTATCAACCTGATTACCTTGATGGCACTTATCCTGTCGATTGGTTTGGTGGTCGATGACGCGATTGTGGTAGTAGAAAACATTTTCCACCATATTGAACGTGGTGAGTCACCACTGCTTGCAGCCTATAAAGGAACACGAGAGGTAGGCTTCGCGGTAATCGCAACAACGCTTGTATTGGTGATGGTATTCTTACCAATCTCGTTCATGGATGGCATGGTAGGTCTTCTGTTTACTGAGTTCTCGGTATTGTTGGCGATGTCGGTGATTTTCTCGTCGCTAGTCGCATTAACGTTAACGCCAGTGTTAGGCAGTAAAATCCTAAAAGCGAACGTTAAACCGAACCGTTTCAATCTGTTTGTCGAGCGCGTATTTGGCAAGCTTGAGTCTGGATATCGCTCGGTCTTGCGTCGTGCTCTAAACTGGCGTTGGGCAGCTCCAATCATCATTATCGCGTGTATGGGCGGTAGTTATGGCTTGATGCAACAAGTGCCGTCGCAACTGACTCCACAAGAAGACCGTGGTGTTATCTTTGCGTTTGTTCGTGGTGCCGATGCAACCAGTTACAACCGTATGTCTGCCAACATGGACATCGTTGAAGAGCGCTTAATGCCATTGCTTGGTCAAGGCTTCTTGAAGTCATTCAGTATTCAATCACCAGCGTTTGGTGGTAATGCGGGCGACCAAACGGGCTTCGTTATCATGATCCTAGAAGATTGGGATGAGCGTGACGTTACAGCACAAGAAGCGTTGAATGAAGTTCGTAAATCTTTGAATGGCATTCCTGATGTGCGTGTATTCCCATTTATGCCTGGCTTCAAAGGTGGTTCAAGTGAGCCAGTTCAATTTGTACTTGGCGGTTCTGATTACACTGAACTTCAAAAATGGGCCGAGCTATTAAAGCAAGCCGCTGAAGAGTCTCCAATGATGGAAGGCGCGGACATCGATTACTCTGAGAAAACACCAGAGCTATTGGTAACCGTAGATAAGCAGCGTGCAGCAGAGTTAGGTGTGAGCGTTTCAGATATTTCAGATACGTTAGAAATCATGCTTGGTGGACGCAGTGAAACCACCTTCGTTGACCGTGGTGAAGAGTACGACGTGTACCTGCGTGGTGATGAGAACAGCTTCAATAACGCCAACGATTTAAGCCAAATCTATATGCGAACTCAGTCTGGCGAGCTAGTAACGCTTGATACGCTGACGCACATTGAAGAAGTCGCTTCATCGATTCGTTTATCGCACTACAACAAGCAGAAATCGGTGACCATCAAAGCGAACCTCATGGAAGGTTACACGCTGGGTGACGCACTCGATTTCCTTGATGAACAAGCGATTGAACAGCTACCGGGTGATATTTCAGTGAGCTACTCTGGCGAGTCAAAAGACTTCAAAGAGAACCAATCAAGTATCCTAGTGGTATTTGCGCTGGCGATGCTAGTCGCGTACTTGGTGCTGGCCGCGCAATTTGAAAGCTTCATTAACCCACTAGTCGTGATGTTCACCGTACCTATGGGGATCTTTGGTGGCTTCTTAGGCTTGGTGGTGATGAGTCAAGGGCTCAACGTCTACAGCCAGATTGGTATGATCATGTTGATCGGTATGGTAACCAAAAACGGTATCTTGATCGTAGAATTTGCCAACCAACTTCGTGACCGTGGTATCGAGTTTGAAAAGGCGATCATTGATGCTTCGGCTCGACGCTTACGTCCAATCATGATGACGGCATTCACGACGTTAGCCGGTGCAATCCCATTGATTACCTCTACGGGTGCGGGCTATGAAAGCCGAGTGGCTGTGGGTACGGTTATCTTTTTCGGTATGGGCTTCGCAACATTGGTCACTTTGTTCGTAATCCCTGCGATGTACCGACTGATTTCTGGCTCAACACGCTCTCCGGGTCACGTGGAAGCGGAACTTAATAAAGAGCTTAGCCTTGATAACGTGGGAAGAACCTCTCACGGTTAG
- a CDS encoding MFS transporter, giving the protein MNNSSQSSLLTQKRFLPYFITQFLGAFNDNIFKNVLLLFVAFASVDTLPISSNLFINLAAGLFILPFFLFSALAGVLADKYEKSWFIRKVKLLEVVIMSLGAIGFIYESYGILLLLLFLMGTQSAFFGPVKYALLPQQLETKELVSGNALVETGTFLAILIGTLGAGIIASEEGAKLIAAVCIVSFAVLGYVSSCFIPQAPSNAPDLKVKWQPVKLTRATLTIAKKDRPTFQALMSISWFWFLGAAYLTQFPNFTKLHLNGTESSVAFLLALFSVGIAIGSLACDKLSNHRIEIGIVPMGSLGISIFGLLMAISIPESLPDFSSFHQFVTYSELWPLFAYLLLLGISGGIFIVPLYSLMQLRAKPNERAQVIAGLNIYNSLFMVGSAVLGIVCLSVLELSIPQLFALLAIGNTLVMLYLFYQVPIYAFRFFTWVVTHTMYRVKHKNLHHLPEKGGALIVCNHVSYMDALLLSAVCPRLIRFVMEEDYTKLPPIRRFLKRAGVIPISATNRNSIRNAFKEVERALHEGHIVCIFPEGKLTSDGEVAEFMRGMELIIKRSPVPVIPMALKGLWGSYFSRYKGRACKGLPTRFWTKLEIEAGEPISPKQASCETLRQSVSDLRGSLR; this is encoded by the coding sequence ATGAACAACAGCAGCCAATCTTCGCTGTTAACGCAAAAAAGGTTCCTCCCCTACTTTATTACCCAATTTCTAGGAGCCTTTAACGACAACATATTCAAAAATGTCCTGTTACTGTTTGTTGCTTTCGCAAGCGTAGACACGCTGCCTATTTCTAGCAATCTATTCATTAATTTGGCCGCAGGCCTTTTTATTCTGCCCTTCTTCCTATTCTCTGCTTTAGCCGGTGTACTGGCCGACAAATACGAAAAATCGTGGTTTATCCGTAAAGTTAAGCTCCTTGAAGTAGTGATTATGTCACTGGGTGCGATCGGCTTTATTTACGAAAGCTACGGAATATTACTTCTGCTCCTATTCCTTATGGGAACGCAAAGTGCTTTCTTTGGCCCGGTGAAATACGCCCTGCTTCCACAACAGTTAGAAACAAAAGAACTGGTATCAGGTAATGCTCTTGTCGAGACAGGTACATTCTTGGCGATCCTGATTGGTACTCTAGGCGCTGGCATTATTGCGTCTGAAGAAGGCGCGAAGCTCATTGCTGCGGTGTGTATTGTTTCATTCGCCGTGCTTGGCTATGTATCAAGCTGCTTTATCCCACAAGCGCCAAGTAATGCACCAGACCTTAAAGTAAAGTGGCAGCCTGTAAAACTAACTCGCGCGACACTGACGATTGCCAAAAAAGACCGCCCGACCTTTCAAGCACTGATGTCTATCAGCTGGTTCTGGTTCCTTGGTGCGGCTTACCTAACTCAGTTTCCCAACTTCACCAAACTGCATCTAAATGGCACTGAAAGCTCAGTCGCCTTTTTACTGGCATTGTTCTCGGTAGGCATTGCAATCGGCTCTTTGGCTTGCGATAAGTTATCTAATCACCGAATTGAAATCGGCATCGTGCCAATGGGCAGCTTAGGTATCTCGATCTTCGGTCTTTTGATGGCGATATCCATTCCGGAGTCTTTGCCTGACTTTAGCTCTTTCCACCAATTCGTAACCTATTCAGAGCTATGGCCACTGTTTGCTTACCTTCTGCTACTGGGTATCTCTGGCGGTATCTTTATTGTTCCTCTGTATTCACTGATGCAGTTACGTGCCAAGCCAAATGAACGTGCCCAAGTGATTGCCGGACTCAATATTTATAACTCACTGTTCATGGTGGGAAGTGCGGTTTTAGGTATTGTTTGCCTTAGTGTTCTAGAGCTTTCGATTCCACAGCTGTTCGCGTTGCTCGCGATAGGCAACACTTTGGTGATGCTGTACCTGTTTTATCAGGTGCCTATCTACGCTTTCCGCTTTTTTACGTGGGTGGTCACTCACACCATGTACCGAGTTAAACATAAGAACTTACATCACCTGCCAGAAAAAGGCGGCGCGTTGATTGTCTGCAACCATGTGAGTTATATGGATGCACTGCTGCTGAGTGCGGTTTGCCCTCGTTTGATCCGTTTTGTGATGGAAGAGGATTACACCAAGTTGCCGCCAATTCGACGCTTCTTGAAAAGAGCAGGGGTTATTCCAATCTCCGCGACCAACCGCAACTCGATTCGAAACGCTTTTAAAGAAGTAGAGCGTGCCTTGCATGAAGGTCATATCGTATGCATTTTCCCAGAAGGAAAGCTAACCTCTGATGGAGAAGTGGCTGAGTTCATGCGTGGTATGGAGCTGATTATCAAACGCTCCCCTGTTCCAGTGATTCCAATGGCTCTCAAAGGATTATGGGGCAGTTACTTTAGTCGCTACAAAGGTCGTGCCTGCAAAGGGTTACCAACTCGCTTCTGGACCAAATTAGAGATAGAAGCTGGCGAGCCTATTTCACCTAAACAAGCATCTTGTGAAACTCTTCGACAGTCGGTGTCTGACCTTCGCGGCTCACTACGCTAA